The following proteins are encoded in a genomic region of Arcobacter cloacae:
- the ftsY gene encoding signal recognition particle-docking protein FtsY, with the protein MFSFFKKKKEEKEELPKEEPLESSSLNDDSYANPVEIKEQEIQIEQNSVEEEKKGFFSRALEKTFATIKTVVPLKQEKISFDDIEELLIEADMEYEIIEKAMNGLPSEITRKQLRHRLVMLFEHAPDVDLSNLPKPFVRLIIGVNGAGKTTTIAKLANKSKKDGKSVILGAGDTFRAAAIEQLSTWANKLDVPIIKTKQGHDASAVAYDTISAAIARNIDNVIIDTAGRLQTQTNLNNELKKIVKVCSKAMENAPHQKLMILDGTQGNSAIAQAKAFHEMVGIDGIIVTKLDGTAKGGALFSISNQLELPIFYVGIGEKQDDLIEFSPESFVDSLLDEIYTPEEK; encoded by the coding sequence ATGTTTAGTTTTTTTAAGAAAAAGAAAGAAGAAAAAGAAGAATTACCAAAAGAAGAACCTTTAGAAAGTAGTTCTTTAAATGATGATTCATACGCTAATCCTGTTGAAATAAAAGAACAAGAGATACAAATAGAACAAAACAGTGTTGAAGAAGAAAAAAAAGGTTTTTTTTCAAGAGCATTAGAAAAAACATTTGCAACAATAAAAACAGTAGTTCCTTTAAAACAAGAAAAAATCTCTTTTGATGATATTGAAGAACTTTTAATAGAAGCTGATATGGAGTATGAAATTATAGAAAAAGCTATGAATGGACTTCCAAGTGAAATAACAAGAAAGCAGCTACGTCACAGACTTGTAATGCTTTTTGAACATGCTCCTGATGTTGATTTATCAAATTTACCAAAACCTTTTGTAAGGCTTATTATTGGAGTTAATGGTGCTGGAAAAACAACAACTATTGCTAAACTTGCAAATAAATCAAAAAAAGATGGTAAATCTGTAATTTTGGGAGCAGGAGATACTTTTAGAGCTGCTGCTATTGAACAACTTTCAACTTGGGCAAATAAACTTGATGTTCCAATTATCAAGACTAAACAAGGTCATGACGCAAGTGCTGTTGCTTATGATACGATAAGTGCTGCAATTGCAAGAAATATAGATAATGTAATTATTGACACAGCAGGAAGATTACAAACTCAAACAAATTTAAATAATGAGCTTAAGAAAATTGTAAAAGTTTGTTCAAAAGCTATGGAAAATGCACCACATCAAAAACTTATGATACTTGATGGAACGCAAGGTAACAGTGCAATTGCTCAAGCAAAAGCATTTCATGAAATGGTAGGAATTGATGGTATAATTGTTACAAAACTTGATGGAACTGCAAAAGGTGGAGCCTTATTTTCTATTTCAAATCAACTTGAACTTCCTATTTTTTATGTGGGTATTGGAGAAAA
- a CDS encoding TlpA family protein disulfide reductase translates to MQFKTLAFLSILSILFFAGCDSKDKNEETNETKIEKIEKKTDFQLKTTNNTIVDLKLEGEKIVLKDYPNKIVLLNFFATWCPPCRAEIPSLIKLQDDYKNDFVVISVLLEEMKSNEEILDFIKKFEINYTVTVSTENFDLAKSLGGIKSIPTMFLIDKNGDIFQKYVGLVPAEMMEIDIKKVLER, encoded by the coding sequence ATGCAGTTTAAAACTTTAGCATTTTTATCTATTTTGTCTATTTTATTCTTTGCAGGGTGCGATTCTAAAGATAAAAATGAAGAGACTAATGAGACTAAAATTGAAAAAATTGAGAAAAAAACTGATTTTCAGCTAAAAACAACCAATAACACTATTGTTGATTTAAAATTAGAAGGTGAGAAAATCGTTTTAAAAGATTATCCAAATAAAATTGTTTTACTAAACTTTTTTGCAACTTGGTGTCCTCCTTGTAGAGCTGAAATTCCTAGTTTAATAAAACTTCAAGATGATTATAAAAATGATTTTGTGGTAATTTCTGTACTTCTTGAAGAGATGAAAAGTAATGAAGAGATTTTAGATTTCATAAAAAAATTTGAGATAAATTATACAGTTACTGTTTCAACAGAAAATTTTGATTTAGCAAAAAGTTTGGGTGGTATCAAATCAATTCCTACAATGTTTTTAATAGATAAAAATGGTGATATATTTCAAAAATATGTAGGATTAGTCCCAGCTGAAATGATGGAAATAGATATAAAAAAAGTTTTAGAAAGATAA
- a CDS encoding 5-formyltetrahydrofolate cyclo-ligase, with protein MGNNHKGDFRKSCIKKLEFIGLFSKYYKNKIIVEKLEKFIKVSESKNILLYIPLGIEVDIKPLILSLRKSKRNVYVPFMQGDSFKIVKYRLPLYKKRFGIKEPNNSFLKPKKLDLAIVPVVGVDAVYKRIGYGKGMYDRFFDRLNYKPTIVFTQLVLCKSEKVLSDNYDIQADYIITN; from the coding sequence ATGGGAAACAATCACAAAGGTGATTTTAGAAAATCGTGTATAAAGAAATTAGAATTTATAGGTCTTTTTTCAAAGTATTATAAAAATAAAATTATTGTAGAAAAATTAGAAAAATTTATAAAAGTTAGTGAATCAAAAAATATTTTGCTTTATATACCTTTGGGTATAGAAGTTGATATTAAACCTTTGATACTTAGTTTAAGAAAGTCAAAGAGAAATGTTTATGTACCATTTATGCAAGGTGATAGTTTTAAAATTGTCAAATATAGGCTTCCTTTGTATAAAAAAAGATTTGGAATAAAAGAGCCAAATAACTCTTTTTTAAAACCTAAAAAATTAGACTTAGCTATAGTTCCTGTTGTAGGAGTTGATGCTGTTTATAAAAGAATAGGTTACGGAAAAGGTATGTATGATAGATTTTTTGATAGATTAAACTATAAACCAACAATAGTTTTTACTCAATTAGTACTTTGTAAAAGTGAAAAGGTTCTATCTGATAATTACGATATTCAAGCTGATTATATAATTACAAATTAA
- the rny gene encoding ribonuclease Y: MEYVIVSAIVGILSSAISIFVVKKLDKAKFEVFIEQAKAKAKVIEHEAEVALKDAQLRAKIECDREFKNARRDYEIMLSKIEKKERELNEHLESELKTIKSEKEQIVEKNRQISALKEGLELQKKSYEEKNLEAIKILENASGLTEEEARELMLKKVKEDSRAEISSIFRKKYKIAEQNTKNEINNMLSHAVTRYAGEFAAERLINNIPLNDEETKGKIIGKEGRNIKALEMLLGVDIIIDDTPNNITVSSFNLYRRAVATKTIQQLLEDGRIQPARIEEIYKKVKFEFDKNIQKEGEDVVLELGIKSMHPELIKLVGRLRYRASYGQNALAHTLEVSHLAGLLAAQMGGDAILARRAGLLHDIGKALTHEAPGSHVHLGAEICKRYDECDTVINAIYAHHGHEEPINVESASVCAADALSAARPGARREVLESFLKRVEEIENICTSKFGVLNAYAINAGREVRVIVRSELVNDDESVLLATEIAKEIEEKVQYPGEIKVNVIRELRAESYAR, translated from the coding sequence ATGGAATATGTGATAGTAAGTGCTATTGTAGGAATTTTAAGTTCTGCAATTAGTATATTTGTTGTAAAAAAATTAGATAAAGCAAAATTTGAAGTTTTTATAGAACAAGCAAAAGCAAAAGCAAAAGTTATTGAACATGAAGCAGAAGTAGCTTTGAAAGATGCCCAATTAAGAGCTAAAATAGAGTGTGATAGGGAGTTTAAAAATGCTAGGAGAGACTATGAAATTATGCTTTCTAAAATTGAGAAAAAAGAGAGAGAGTTAAACGAACATTTAGAATCAGAGTTAAAAACAATAAAATCTGAGAAAGAACAAATAGTAGAAAAAAATAGACAAATCAGTGCTTTAAAAGAGGGATTAGAACTACAAAAAAAGAGTTATGAAGAGAAAAATTTAGAAGCAATAAAAATACTAGAGAATGCTTCTGGATTAACTGAAGAAGAAGCTAGAGAATTAATGCTTAAAAAGGTGAAAGAGGATTCAAGAGCTGAAATTTCTTCAATTTTTAGAAAAAAATATAAAATAGCAGAACAAAATACAAAAAATGAAATTAATAATATGCTTTCACATGCAGTTACTAGATATGCAGGTGAGTTTGCAGCTGAAAGATTGATAAATAATATACCTTTAAATGATGAAGAGACAAAAGGGAAAATTATTGGTAAAGAAGGGCGTAATATAAAAGCTCTTGAGATGCTTTTAGGTGTTGATATTATTATAGATGATACTCCAAATAATATAACTGTTTCTTCATTTAATCTTTACAGACGTGCTGTTGCCACAAAAACTATTCAACAATTGCTTGAAGATGGAAGAATCCAACCTGCACGTATTGAAGAGATTTATAAAAAAGTTAAATTTGAGTTTGATAAAAATATTCAAAAAGAGGGTGAGGATGTTGTTTTAGAATTAGGTATAAAATCAATGCATCCTGAACTTATCAAACTTGTTGGAAGATTAAGATATAGAGCAAGTTATGGTCAAAATGCCTTAGCTCATACTTTAGAAGTTTCTCATTTAGCAGGACTTTTAGCAGCTCAAATGGGTGGAGATGCAATACTAGCAAGACGTGCAGGGCTTTTACATGATATAGGAAAAGCTTTAACACATGAAGCTCCAGGAAGTCATGTTCATTTAGGTGCTGAAATTTGTAAAAGATATGATGAATGTGATACAGTTATAAATGCAATTTATGCTCATCATGGACATGAAGAGCCAATAAATGTTGAAAGTGCATCTGTTTGTGCAGCTGATGCTTTAAGTGCAGCTAGACCAGGAGCTAGAAGAGAAGTATTAGAAAGTTTCCTAAAAAGAGTTGAAGAGATAGAAAATATCTGTACAAGTAAGTTTGGTGTTTTAAATGCTTATGCAATTAATGCAGGAAGAGAAGTAAGAGTTATTGTAAGGTCTGAGCTTGTAAATGATGATGAATCTGTATTATTAGCAACTGAAATAGCAAAAGAGATAGAAGAAAAAGTTCAATATCCTGGTGAAATTAAAGTAAATGTTATAAGAGAACTAAGAGCAGAAAGTTACGCAAGATAA
- the rsmD gene encoding 16S rRNA (guanine(966)-N(2))-methyltransferase RsmD translates to MKTDKPTTKIIAGTHKGKVLELPSLDVTRSSKSMLKESLFNVLQFDIIDKIFIESFAGSGSVGLEAISRGATRAYFIELDKNSYQILLKNCKLVDIEKCQTIQGNTFVQTPLILDFLRNSKDEIVLYVDPPFDYREGMEDIYKKSFHMIEEITATNIFMIIVEHVSSLEIPEVLGKFSLDKTRKFGKSALSYYSYTK, encoded by the coding sequence ATGAAAACTGATAAACCAACTACAAAAATAATAGCAGGAACTCATAAGGGTAAAGTTTTAGAACTTCCATCACTTGATGTTACAAGAAGTTCTAAATCTATGTTAAAAGAGTCATTATTTAATGTTTTACAGTTTGATATTATAGATAAGATTTTTATAGAATCTTTTGCAGGAAGTGGTTCTGTTGGGCTTGAAGCAATTAGTCGTGGTGCAACAAGAGCGTATTTTATAGAACTTGATAAAAATTCTTATCAAATTTTATTAAAAAATTGTAAGTTAGTTGATATTGAAAAATGTCAAACTATTCAAGGAAATACCTTTGTTCAAACACCTTTGATTTTAGATTTTTTACGAAACTCAAAAGATGAGATTGTTTTATATGTTGACCCACCTTTTGACTATAGAGAAGGTATGGAAGATATCTACAAAAAATCTTTTCATATGATTGAAGAGATAACAGCAACTAATATCTTTATGATAATTGTAGAGCATGTTTCAAGTTTGGAAATACCAGAAGTTTTAGGGAAATTCTCTTTAGATAAAACTAGAAAATTTGGTAAAAGTGCCCTTTCATATTATAGTTATACAAAGTAA
- a CDS encoding ABC transporter permease, which translates to MFKVASYLLLTVILATFLLPYFYTVSPYELDPNKILQAPSLEHIFGTDRLGRDVLARVLQGGQTSLIIGFLAATISSFLGLIIGITAGYFKGNVDRTITILIDLFLTFPTFFLLLALVSYIQASAVILIIVISITGWMGMSRMIRSESFAIGNKPFIKILKVANVPTYKIILKYFAPLLAPIFLISFTFGVGGAILAESGLSFLGLGINPPSMSWGSLLSDGKAVIDIAWWVSFFPGLMIFIITFCLIQISDYLQNLANKKEIIKN; encoded by the coding sequence ATGTTTAAAGTAGCTTCATATCTTTTATTAACAGTTATTTTAGCAACTTTTTTACTTCCTTATTTTTATACAGTTTCACCTTATGAACTTGATCCAAATAAAATTTTACAAGCTCCTTCATTGGAGCATATATTTGGTACAGATAGATTAGGACGTGATGTTTTAGCAAGAGTTTTACAAGGTGGACAAACTTCACTTATTATAGGTTTTTTAGCTGCTACAATCTCTTCATTTTTAGGTTTAATAATAGGTATTACAGCTGGATATTTCAAAGGAAATGTTGATAGAACTATTACAATTTTAATTGATTTATTTCTTACTTTTCCAACTTTTTTCCTACTTTTAGCTTTGGTTTCATATATTCAAGCCTCAGCTGTTATTTTGATTATTGTTATATCAATTACTGGTTGGATGGGAATGTCAAGAATGATAAGAAGTGAAAGTTTTGCAATAGGAAATAAACCTTTTATAAAAATTTTAAAAGTAGCAAATGTTCCAACTTATAAAATAATTCTTAAATATTTTGCTCCTTTATTAGCTCCTATTTTTTTAATCTCTTTTACTTTTGGAGTAGGTGGAGCTATTTTAGCTGAATCTGGACTTTCATTTTTAGGACTTGGTATTAATCCACCTTCTATGTCTTGGGGAAGTTTGTTAAGTGATGGAAAAGCTGTAATTGATATAGCTTGGTGGGTTAGCTTTTTCCCTGGTCTTATGATATTTATAATTACATTTTGTTTAATACAAATAAGTGATTATTTACAAAATTTAGCCAATAAAAAAGAGATTATTAAAAACTAA
- a CDS encoding SDR family NAD(P)-dependent oxidoreductase, whose product MQNILITGCSSGIGLETALILKKNGIKVYASARKEKDVQMLKDLGFETFLIDVRNKEEIKYALETILKNDLKLDAVFNNAGFGQPGAVEDLSVKVLKKQFDTNFFGLHEVTRQVMKIFRAQGYGKIIQHSSVLGIISLKFRGAYNASKYAIEGLNDTLRQEVLGSQIYISTINTGPVTSKFRENALKKFNKNIKIEGSFFEQTYKKELKTRLETTEDKAPFNLPASSVANTVLKIMNTKKPKPRYYVTTATHLLGFFKRILPTSLLDRLLNKI is encoded by the coding sequence ATGCAAAATATACTAATAACTGGATGTTCTTCTGGAATTGGACTTGAAACTGCACTTATTTTAAAGAAAAATGGAATAAAAGTTTATGCAAGTGCAAGAAAAGAAAAAGATGTACAAATGCTCAAAGACTTAGGTTTTGAAACATTTTTGATTGATGTTAGAAATAAAGAAGAGATAAAATATGCCCTTGAAACTATTTTAAAAAATGACTTAAAGCTTGATGCTGTATTTAATAATGCTGGTTTTGGACAACCTGGTGCTGTTGAGGATTTAAGTGTAAAAGTATTAAAAAAACAGTTTGATACAAACTTCTTTGGACTTCACGAAGTTACACGTCAAGTTATGAAAATCTTTAGAGCTCAAGGTTATGGAAAAATTATTCAACACAGTTCAGTTCTTGGAATAATCTCTTTAAAATTTCGTGGAGCTTATAATGCAAGTAAATATGCAATTGAAGGTTTAAATGACACATTAAGACAAGAAGTTTTAGGAAGCCAAATATATATCTCTACTATAAACACAGGACCTGTCACTTCAAAGTTTAGAGAAAATGCCCTAAAAAAATTTAATAAAAATATAAAAATAGAGGGAAGTTTTTTTGAACAAACCTATAAAAAAGAGTTAAAAACAAGACTTGAAACAACTGAAGATAAAGCACCATTTAATCTTCCTGCTTCAAGTGTTGCTAATACTGTTTTAAAAATAATGAATACAAAAAAACCAAAACCAAGATATTATGTTACAACAGCAACTCATCTTCTTGGATTTTTCAAAAGAATTTTACCAACTTCATTACTTGATAGATTATTAAATAAAATCTAA
- a CDS encoding TIGR02757 family protein, producing MTKKDKQIKQLLDNEVENRNKNDEISYDKPDPLMVARRYDDEFIILLCALFAYGNAKLIVKFLDSLDFSLLNESEEKIEKELKNHYYRFQNSLDVIAIFKTFRRMKQESSLENLFLESYKKENSILEGIDALIQKIYSISNYNSQGFTFLVSSPLKRDKEKTIKELGNAPYKRWNMYLRWMVRDDNLDLGLWKNIDKKDLILPLDTHTFKVSQKLGLLTRKNYDLKSALIITDKLKEFDNFDPIKYDFSLYRIGQEKIEF from the coding sequence ATGACAAAAAAAGATAAACAAATTAAACAACTTTTAGATAATGAAGTAGAAAATAGAAATAAAAATGATGAAATAAGTTATGATAAACCTGATCCTTTGATGGTTGCAAGAAGATACGATGACGAATTTATTATTCTTTTGTGTGCTTTGTTTGCCTATGGAAATGCAAAACTAATAGTGAAATTTTTGGATAGTTTAGATTTTTCACTTTTAAATGAGAGTGAAGAAAAAATAGAAAAAGAGCTAAAAAATCACTATTATAGATTTCAAAATAGTTTGGATGTAATAGCTATATTTAAAACTTTTAGACGAATGAAACAAGAAAGTAGCTTAGAAAATTTATTTCTTGAATCATATAAAAAAGAAAATTCTATTTTAGAGGGAATTGATGCTCTAATTCAAAAAATTTATAGTATATCAAACTATAATTCTCAAGGTTTTACTTTTTTAGTTTCAAGTCCACTAAAAAGAGATAAAGAAAAAACTATAAAAGAGCTTGGAAATGCTCCATATAAAAGATGGAATATGTATCTTAGATGGATGGTGCGAGATGATAATCTTGATTTAGGGCTTTGGAAAAATATAGATAAAAAAGATTTGATTTTACCTCTTGATACACATACTTTTAAAGTAAGTCAAAAACTTGGTTTATTGACACGAAAAAATTATGACTTAAAATCTGCATTGATTATAACTGATAAGTTAAAAGAGTTTGACAATTTTGACCCTATAAAATATGATTTTAGTCTATATAGAATTGGACAAGAGAAAATAGAGTTTTAA
- a CDS encoding c-type cytochrome codes for MKKIVTITILSLFAVSSLFADEVVKFDKSLIKERNNIGYKYEGPKIEWKVPDESTIPNNQFGDLIKYGKELVVHTYKYIGPEVEDKNMRYAGNNLSCQSCHLDAGTKTYSAGFVGVFGNFPQYRPRENTIGTLADRINGCMERSMNGKPLPVDSKEMKAFEAYMYWLSQGIPVGAKVEGASLAEVNRKMIQTTKADTAKGKVVYDTHCASCHGSNGEGIKNEGKANGYMYPPLWGDDSYNKGAGMYRTLKAMDFIKANMPLGATHENPILTDEEAYNVAAFMNMNEHKRPEKVNREKDFPDAAVKAPDAYIEGKDPIERKVGPFGQFIKTNK; via the coding sequence ATGAAAAAGATTGTAACTATTACAATATTAAGTTTATTTGCTGTAAGTTCTTTATTTGCTGATGAAGTTGTTAAATTTGATAAAAGTCTTATCAAAGAAAGAAACAACATTGGATACAAATATGAAGGACCAAAAATTGAGTGGAAAGTTCCAGATGAAAGTACTATTCCAAATAACCAATTTGGTGATTTAATCAAATATGGAAAAGAGTTGGTAGTTCACACGTACAAATACATAGGACCTGAAGTTGAAGATAAAAATATGAGGTATGCTGGAAATAATCTTTCATGTCAAAGTTGTCACTTAGATGCTGGAACAAAAACATATTCAGCTGGATTTGTTGGAGTATTTGGGAATTTCCCTCAATATAGACCAAGAGAAAATACTATTGGAACTTTAGCAGATAGAATAAATGGTTGTATGGAAAGAAGTATGAATGGAAAACCTCTTCCTGTTGATAGTAAAGAGATGAAAGCCTTTGAGGCATATATGTATTGGTTAAGCCAAGGTATTCCAGTAGGTGCTAAAGTAGAAGGTGCAAGTTTAGCTGAAGTTAATAGAAAAATGATACAAACAACTAAAGCTGATACAGCTAAAGGGAAAGTTGTATATGATACACATTGTGCATCTTGCCATGGTTCAAATGGTGAAGGTATTAAAAATGAAGGTAAGGCAAATGGATATATGTATCCACCACTTTGGGGAGATGATAGCTATAATAAAGGTGCTGGAATGTACAGAACTTTAAAAGCTATGGATTTTATCAAAGCAAATATGCCTTTAGGTGCAACACATGAAAATCCTATTTTAACGGATGAAGAAGCTTATAATGTTGCAGCTTTTATGAATATGAATGAGCATAAAAGACCAGAAAAAGTTAATAGAGAAAAAGATTTCCCCGATGCAGCAGTAAAAGCTCCTGATGCATATATCGAAGGAAAAGACCCAATTGAAAGAAAAGTTGGACCATTTGGACAATTTATTAAAACTAATAAATAA
- a CDS encoding cache domain-containing protein, with amino-acid sequence MNKTYKNFILLFIIVIITLLYFLNKYNNIIHQNQIDILVSNKVEIVQNELTNQKNQALSLAILFSKNQNIINNLEQNNPKELKKELLVLLNNIKTYTNQTNIQVQIHTKDLRVFVRSWEDKDIGLNLENFRKGLVKVKNTQEPFVSNELGKRFNIKAISPIFNKNNEYIGTIEVIMDYSDLKNRLKYLGIEIIPLLEKKYLKIAQNYKDNPLLGDYIVIQEEYDKKFYDFLLENKEYLSNNKFYYENKNRIITQIPLGSLDEESIAIMMICFDKNEQNFKYLPKYEYLGEINIKSNLKNSEEKEKREIIIK; translated from the coding sequence TTGAATAAAACATACAAAAACTTTATTTTACTTTTTATAATAGTTATAATTACTCTTTTATATTTTTTAAATAAATATAATAATATTATTCATCAAAATCAAATAGATATTTTAGTTTCAAACAAAGTTGAAATAGTACAAAACGAATTAACAAATCAAAAAAATCAAGCCTTATCATTGGCAATATTGTTTTCAAAAAATCAAAATATTATAAATAATTTAGAACAAAACAATCCAAAAGAGTTGAAAAAAGAGCTTTTGGTATTACTTAATAATATAAAAACATACACTAATCAAACAAATATTCAAGTTCAAATTCATACAAAAGATTTAAGAGTTTTTGTAAGAAGTTGGGAAGATAAAGATATAGGATTAAATTTAGAGAATTTTAGAAAAGGCTTAGTAAAAGTAAAAAATACTCAAGAGCCTTTTGTTTCAAATGAATTAGGTAAAAGATTTAATATAAAAGCAATTTCTCCAATTTTCAATAAAAATAATGAGTATATAGGAACTATTGAAGTTATTATGGATTATAGTGATTTGAAAAATAGGCTCAAATATTTAGGTATAGAAATAATCCCACTTTTAGAAAAGAAATATCTAAAAATTGCACAAAATTATAAAGACAATCCTCTTTTAGGTGATTATATTGTTATTCAAGAAGAGTATGATAAAAAGTTCTATGATTTTCTTTTAGAGAATAAAGAGTATTTATCAAATAATAAATTCTACTATGAAAATAAAAATAGAATAATTACACAAATTCCCCTTGGAAGTCTTGACGAAGAGAGTATAGCTATAATGATGATTTGTTTTGATAAAAATGAACAAAACTTTAAATATTTACCAAAATATGAGTATTTAGGTGAAATAAACATAAAATCAAATCTTAAAAATAGTGAAGAAAAAGAGAAAAGAGAGATAATAATAAAGTGA
- a CDS encoding response regulator transcription factor, which translates to MIKILLLEDDYLYKVSIKEFLEELDFVVDAFENGDEALDAVFDNSYDLLLLDIRVPGMDGFSLVEYVRKEKLDVPIIILTSLTDISDLSRGYELGCNDYIRKPFDMIELKFRIEQLIKNSFKTNEDLILLSNNFKFDVKKSTLYLNDKLVDLTQKESELVSLLVLNRGFFVSIETLHDKIWENKEISYSDIRMCIKRIREKTAKEFIKTKRFVGYKIDK; encoded by the coding sequence GTGATAAAGATTTTACTTTTAGAAGATGATTATTTATATAAAGTCTCTATAAAAGAGTTTTTAGAAGAGCTTGATTTTGTAGTTGATGCTTTTGAAAATGGCGATGAGGCTTTAGATGCTGTTTTTGATAACTCTTATGATTTATTACTTTTAGATATACGAGTTCCTGGAATGGATGGATTTTCTTTAGTTGAATATGTAAGAAAAGAGAAATTAGATGTTCCTATTATTATATTGACATCTTTAACTGATATAAGTGATTTAAGTCGTGGTTATGAACTTGGATGTAATGATTATATTAGAAAACCTTTTGATATGATAGAGTTAAAATTTAGAATTGAGCAACTTATCAAAAACTCTTTTAAAACAAATGAAGATTTGATTTTATTATCAAATAATTTTAAATTTGATGTAAAAAAATCTACTTTATATTTAAATGATAAATTAGTAGATTTAACCCAAAAAGAGAGTGAGTTGGTATCTTTATTAGTTTTAAATAGAGGTTTTTTTGTCTCTATTGAAACTTTACACGATAAAATTTGGGAAAATAAAGAGATATCCTATTCTGATATTAGAATGTGTATAAAAAGAATTAGGGAAAAAACAGCAAAAGAGTTTATAAAAACAAAAAGATTTGTAGGATATAAAATTGATAAATAA
- a CDS encoding sensor histidine kinase: MINNQYEIKYIIIQVFLTLFIAFIPIYFYLDASYENKQIKDKMDLKNYASLLISKIDSFEKENSEIFHYPRSNIFTSAIFDKDNKEIFSLLEKTDNQQTFFFEDFKKITNKLCYKEYLNSNIFEAKSLIVCKEDDNSEVIYNAIILLLIVSFFIFLSSFFIIKQSIEPYRRLNQYLDEFLKDAMHELKTPIGVARINVDMLQLRLKNDKNILRIKSALKNMTVIYEDLEYYMQQNAVKDEKRDIDFSSFLEKRVDFFNDLAIAKKINFHRFIEQNITINFNEIELYRIIDNNLSNAIKYSKDSSNITVTLAKESNHIKLIFKDEGVGIKDISTIFQRYFRGDKITGGFGIGLSIVKNICTKNGINIEVKSKINEGTTFIYIF, translated from the coding sequence TTGATAAATAATCAATATGAGATAAAATATATAATAATTCAAGTTTTTCTAACACTTTTTATTGCTTTTATTCCTATATATTTCTATTTAGATGCTTCTTATGAAAACAAACAGATAAAAGATAAAATGGATTTGAAAAATTATGCAAGTTTATTGATTTCTAAAATAGATAGTTTTGAAAAAGAGAATAGTGAAATCTTTCATTATCCAAGATCAAACATATTTACTTCGGCAATTTTTGATAAAGATAATAAAGAAATTTTTTCTTTATTAGAAAAAACAGATAATCAACAAACTTTTTTTTTCGAGGATTTTAAAAAAATAACAAATAAATTATGTTATAAAGAGTATTTAAACTCAAATATTTTTGAAGCAAAAAGTTTGATAGTATGTAAAGAAGATGATAATTCTGAAGTCATTTATAATGCAATAATCTTACTATTAATTGTAAGTTTTTTTATATTTTTATCTTCATTTTTTATAATAAAACAGAGTATTGAACCTTATAGAAGATTGAATCAATATTTAGATGAGTTTTTAAAAGATGCAATGCATGAGTTGAAAACTCCAATAGGAGTTGCAAGAATAAACGTAGATATGTTGCAATTAAGACTTAAAAATGATAAAAATATTTTAAGAATAAAATCAGCACTTAAAAATATGACAGTTATTTATGAAGACTTAGAGTATTATATGCAACAAAATGCTGTAAAAGATGAAAAAAGAGATATAGATTTTTCATCTTTTTTGGAGAAAAGAGTTGATTTTTTCAATGATTTAGCTATAGCAAAAAAGATAAATTTTCATAGATTCATAGAGCAAAATATAACTATAAATTTTAATGAAATAGAACTTTATAGAATTATTGATAATAATCTATCAAATGCAATAAAATACTCAAAAGATAGTTCTAACATAACAGTTACTCTTGCAAAAGAATCAAATCATATAAAACTAATTTTCAAAGACGAGGGTGTTGGAATAAAAGATATTTCAACTATTTTTCAAAGATATTTTAGAGGAGATAAAATAACAGGTGGTTTTGGAATAGGTCTTAGTATTGTAAAAAATATTTGTACTAAAAATGGTATAAATATAGAAGTTAAATCAAAAATAAACGAAGGAACAACTTTTATTTATATATTTTAA